The following are encoded together in the Saliniramus fredricksonii genome:
- a CDS encoding M23 family metallopeptidase: MNMHSGNMARLRGNATIRRGIRARADDGEGPVGHEPPLDPTGATRFEEGRRGINLRWLAGAVMTAMTGAALLGSAIYIALEGRSTPILTPQFALAALMPSAGEPAETAVKDDKLVRTDYTVAARNTYRTPVTTQVGDREVVSIRGFTRIATNLSLTAGQHATDIPRFDPMSLMGDDSESVSRVADVGPRIEEAEVSFMRRTLDHDAFTDSAPALSDNEAAAQVMEELSLMRESRRRPIAPMGAQTFLSRSLGAVQPGFGDLAGLSQPTTEPFDAIEVRIIPENVSTVAKRRSRAGEGRPGEISIDVLPGEPFVAQLAAQGVARDRIEEAIGMIGGEDAVAAMQPGLAARALVAPAERPNAARDLRRLVLYGESGVNAIIAADDRGRFAEVHVTEADFQIADAGNDDRSGRASGARLHDSLYETAFKHDLSPELVETLIQIFAYDLDFQRRVSIGDSIDLFMTEGEDLSEPELLSAALTIGGETRRVYRFTDPEDGTIEFFDPEGRSLRKFLMRKPVAEGRLTSGFGMRRHPVLGYARMHTGIDYGARTGTPIFAAGNGRVIKAGWSGGYGRRVEIEHANGYVTTYSHMSRIAGGIEVGTEVTQGQVIGALGSTGLSTGPHLHYEVLVNDDFVDPLKIRVPRSRELDGRDLALFNQQRDEINELIERAGGPTRFAQGSGR, encoded by the coding sequence ATGAATATGCATAGCGGCAACATGGCGCGATTACGCGGCAACGCAACGATCCGGCGCGGCATCCGCGCCCGAGCGGACGACGGGGAAGGTCCCGTCGGGCATGAGCCGCCCCTTGATCCCACCGGCGCAACGCGTTTCGAGGAAGGCCGGCGCGGCATTAACCTGCGCTGGCTCGCCGGCGCGGTGATGACGGCCATGACGGGCGCGGCATTGCTCGGCAGCGCCATCTACATAGCCCTCGAAGGGCGCTCCACGCCGATCCTGACACCACAATTCGCCCTCGCCGCGCTCATGCCATCCGCAGGCGAGCCCGCCGAGACGGCGGTCAAGGACGACAAGCTGGTACGCACCGACTACACTGTCGCAGCCCGCAACACCTACCGCACACCGGTGACCACGCAGGTCGGTGATCGCGAGGTGGTCTCGATTCGCGGATTCACCCGTATCGCCACCAATCTCTCCCTCACCGCCGGCCAACATGCCACGGATATACCACGCTTCGATCCGATGAGCCTGATGGGAGACGATTCGGAGAGCGTCAGCCGTGTCGCCGATGTCGGGCCGCGCATCGAGGAGGCCGAGGTCTCCTTCATGCGCCGCACGCTCGATCACGACGCCTTCACGGATTCCGCTCCCGCGCTGAGCGACAACGAGGCGGCGGCACAGGTGATGGAGGAATTGTCGCTCATGCGCGAATCACGACGCCGTCCGATTGCACCGATGGGAGCCCAGACCTTCCTCAGTCGCTCCCTGGGCGCCGTCCAGCCAGGCTTCGGTGATCTCGCAGGCCTGTCACAGCCGACGACGGAACCCTTCGATGCGATCGAAGTGCGCATCATCCCCGAGAATGTCTCCACCGTCGCCAAAAGGCGCAGCCGTGCGGGTGAGGGTCGCCCGGGCGAGATCAGCATCGACGTCCTGCCCGGTGAGCCCTTCGTCGCGCAACTCGCCGCACAGGGCGTCGCGCGCGACCGGATCGAGGAGGCGATCGGCATGATCGGCGGGGAAGATGCGGTCGCGGCCATGCAGCCGGGCCTCGCTGCGCGCGCCCTCGTCGCTCCCGCCGAGCGCCCGAACGCCGCGCGGGACCTCAGGCGCCTCGTCCTCTATGGCGAGAGCGGGGTCAATGCGATCATTGCGGCCGATGATCGCGGGCGCTTCGCGGAAGTGCATGTCACCGAGGCGGATTTCCAGATCGCGGATGCCGGCAATGACGACCGCTCCGGGCGCGCGTCCGGGGCGAGGCTCCATGACAGTCTCTATGAGACCGCGTTCAAGCACGACCTCTCGCCGGAACTCGTCGAGACGCTGATTCAGATCTTCGCCTATGATCTCGATTTTCAGCGTCGCGTCTCGATCGGCGATTCGATCGACCTGTTCATGACGGAGGGAGAAGACCTGTCCGAGCCGGAATTGCTCTCGGCGGCGCTGACCATCGGCGGAGAAACGCGCCGGGTCTACCGCTTCACCGATCCGGAAGACGGAACCATCGAATTCTTCGACCCCGAAGGGCGCTCCCTGCGCAAGTTCCTGATGCGCAAACCCGTGGCGGAGGGGCGGTTGACCTCCGGTTTCGGCATGCGTCGCCATCCGGTTCTCGGCTATGCCCGCATGCATACCGGAATCGATTACGGCGCGCGCACCGGGACACCGATCTTCGCAGCGGGGAATGGACGGGTGATCAAGGCAGGCTGGTCCGGCGGCTACGGGCGCCGGGTCGAGATCGAGCACGCCAATGGGTATGTGACCACCTATTCCCACATGAGCCGGATCGCTGGCGGGATCGAGGTCGGGACAGAAGTGACCCAGGGGCAGGTCATTGGTGCGCTGGGCAGTACCGGGCTTTCCACAGGACCGCATCTGCATTACGAGGTTCTGGTCAACGACGATTTCGTCGATCCGCTGAAGATTCGCGTCCCCCGCAGCCGCGAGCTGGACGGGAGAGACCTCGCCTTGTTCAACCAGCAGCGTGACGAGATCAATGAACTGATCGAACGTGCCGGCGGACCGACGCGATTCGCGCAGGGCTCCGGGCGCTGA